Proteins from a genomic interval of Oceanispirochaeta crateris:
- a CDS encoding ABC transporter permease — MMLFKIFRKELSRKKVSMIVIFIFIMLSSLLISSGSRMVLELNNALDALFRAAKVPHFVQMHSGYLDHQKLKDWSDENQIIDEMQIVEMISIDGSSLFLSENKESEENSIMDISFVKQNKSFDFLLDKENRIIQLPKGEIGIPIYYAQQKNIQFGDFIKVGTGDKEQEFRVTEIIRDAQMNPAIVHSKRFLLNDRDFETMRTLFPETEYLIEFRLTDEDNLERFTNDYLSQGMPQKGPTVDHRLFKVLNGLSDGIVAMIINLLSLLLILIAVLCLRFTVITAIEEDYREIAVMKALGMPQRKIKQIYLFKYMAVGGAATISGYLISLSTNRFLMANSMDYLGKAASGVLSVVIPLMAVSSIFLFLISSVILILRRFKTISAIQAFQAEEKMERSWKIKTWTLKNSGAMNINLFMGIRDVFVRFKNYGLLTLIYFIASFITILPVNFLSTISSTGFISYMGIGRSDIRIDLHQTENIKERFKYMIDFLKQDSEIDLVSPLITSQFSMIKENGESEHLTIETGDFTLFPLDYIEGREPQNNREIALSYLNSQDLNKAMGDILILEVEGKKQEMVVCGVYQDITNGGHTAKASIPYNRDKVLWYTLSLDMKPGISIEEKVGEYAKLFTPARVTDLDTYISQTLGNMISKVRKITIITILIGLTIVTLITSLFLRMMICRDKDRIAIMRSLGFSLRHLHLQYLSTTLLLLLMGIIGGTIFTNTAGQAFISVLVSFIGVAHIQLIINPLYSSFLLPVLLTWAVAFTTVLSITGIKDYTIAAAVAE, encoded by the coding sequence ATGATGCTTTTTAAAATTTTCAGAAAAGAATTGAGCAGAAAAAAAGTGAGTATGATTGTCATATTTATATTTATCATGCTTTCATCCCTCTTGATTTCAAGTGGTTCTAGAATGGTCTTGGAGCTGAACAATGCCCTGGATGCCCTATTTAGGGCAGCTAAAGTACCCCATTTTGTTCAGATGCATTCCGGTTACCTTGATCACCAGAAACTGAAGGATTGGTCAGATGAAAACCAAATCATAGACGAAATGCAAATCGTTGAAATGATCTCGATTGATGGGTCTTCGCTGTTCCTGAGTGAGAACAAAGAAAGTGAGGAAAACAGCATTATGGATATCAGCTTTGTCAAGCAGAATAAATCTTTTGATTTTCTCCTTGATAAGGAAAATAGGATCATTCAACTACCAAAGGGAGAAATTGGAATCCCCATCTACTATGCTCAACAAAAAAATATCCAGTTTGGTGACTTTATAAAAGTAGGGACAGGAGATAAGGAACAAGAATTTAGAGTCACAGAGATAATCAGGGACGCTCAGATGAATCCTGCGATTGTCCATTCTAAACGCTTTCTCCTTAATGATAGGGACTTCGAAACAATGAGAACACTATTTCCTGAGACTGAATATCTTATTGAATTCAGACTGACTGATGAAGATAACCTAGAGAGATTCACAAATGACTATCTGTCCCAGGGGATGCCTCAGAAGGGTCCGACTGTTGACCACCGCTTGTTTAAGGTCCTCAACGGATTAAGCGATGGAATTGTTGCTATGATTATTAATTTACTGAGCCTTTTATTGATATTGATTGCCGTACTCTGCCTAAGATTCACAGTGATTACAGCCATAGAAGAGGATTATAGAGAGATTGCTGTGATGAAAGCCCTGGGGATGCCCCAGCGTAAAATAAAGCAGATCTATCTATTTAAATATATGGCTGTGGGTGGAGCAGCCACAATTTCCGGTTATCTGATTTCATTAAGTACCAACCGGTTTTTGATGGCAAACAGTATGGACTACCTGGGGAAAGCAGCTTCGGGAGTACTCTCTGTGGTCATACCTCTAATGGCTGTATCTTCTATTTTTCTTTTTCTAATTTCCTCGGTCATCCTCATTCTCAGACGTTTTAAGACTATTTCTGCAATTCAGGCTTTTCAGGCAGAGGAGAAAATGGAAAGATCCTGGAAAATCAAAACATGGACGCTCAAAAATAGCGGGGCCATGAATATAAATCTATTCATGGGTATCAGGGATGTTTTTGTGAGATTTAAAAACTACGGTCTTTTAACACTCATTTATTTCATCGCCAGCTTCATCACCATCCTTCCTGTTAATTTCCTGTCCACGATTTCATCTACGGGGTTTATCTCTTATATGGGAATTGGTCGGAGTGACATCAGGATTGATCTGCATCAGACAGAGAATATTAAGGAACGTTTTAAATATATGATAGATTTTTTAAAACAAGATTCAGAGATAGATCTTGTATCCCCTCTTATCACATCCCAGTTCTCCATGATCAAAGAAAATGGAGAAAGCGAACATCTGACTATTGAGACTGGAGATTTCACCCTATTCCCTCTGGATTATATAGAGGGCCGGGAACCTCAAAACAACAGAGAGATAGCCCTCTCCTATCTGAACAGCCAGGATCTAAACAAAGCTATGGGGGATATCCTGATTCTAGAAGTAGAAGGAAAGAAGCAGGAGATGGTTGTATGCGGAGTCTATCAGGATATAACCAATGGGGGACACACTGCCAAAGCTTCAATTCCTTATAATAGAGACAAGGTTCTGTGGTATACCCTGAGTCTGGACATGAAACCAGGGATCTCTATTGAAGAAAAGGTAGGTGAATACGCCAAACTCTTCACTCCGGCAAGAGTCACTGATCTTGATACCTATATCTCACAGACACTTGGAAATATGATTTCCAAGGTCCGAAAAATTACAATTATAACCATCCTTATAGGACTGACTATAGTCACGCTAATAACCTCACTCTTTCTCCGTATGATGATTTGCCGGGATAAGGATCGAATTGCCATCATGAGAAGCCTTGGATTTTCTCTGAGACATCTACATCTGCAATACTTGAGTACCACATTGCTACTCCTGTTGATGGGAATCATTGGCGGAACTATTTTCACAAACACCGCAGGACAAGCCTTCATAAGCGTTCTAGTTTCCTTCATAGGAGTGGCCCATATCCAATTGATTATAAACCCTCTGTACTCCTCTTTTCTACTTCCAGTTCTACTGACTTGGGCCGTTGCATTCACCACAGTCCTAAGTATAACAGGAATAAAAGACTACACAATTGCCGCAGCCGTAGCGGAATAA